Below is a genomic region from Methanolobus sediminis.
CAATAAAGCACTGACAACATATCCTGACCTTTTAACAGGAATTGAGAATGCAATTGATGGACTGGACAGCAAATACCTGCCTGATGTCGGATTAGTCTCAGTTTCAACAACCCTTGCAACCAACACAATACTTGAAAAAACAGGTTATCCGGTTGCTCTTATTCTTATTGGAAAACATACCCTTCCTTCAAACATCCCCATAGAGAATTTCATTGTTGTAAAAGGTGGACACAACGTAGCAGGACTTGAAGATGATGTCCTTGATATTGAAGCTGTCAGGGAATATGCATTGAAAGTCAAAGACAGGGTTTCCGCTTTTGCAGTATCCTCATACTTCAGCATTCGCAACCCTGAACATGAGGTAAAAGTGAAAGATATGCTGTTGGAACTCACCGGACTTCCAATTGTCTGCGGACACGAACTATCACAGGACCTCGGGGCATACGAAAGAGGTGTTACAGCTTACCTGAACGCGCAATTGCTTCCAATTGCTGACCAGTTCATCCATGCAATACTGACTGATATCAAAAAACGTGGTATCGATGCAAAGCTTATGATGCTCAAATGTGACGGGTCAGTAATAGGCATCCATGAAGCTATGGAAAGACCTATCGAATCTATATTTTCAGGACCTGCTGCAAGTCTTATGGGCGCATCCTTTCTTTCAGGAAATGATACCTGTGCAGTTATCGACGTTGGAGGAACCAGCACCGATGTCTCACTGAACTACGATGGCCTTCCCGAACTTGTGGATACAGGAGCCGTTGTCGGTGGCTGGCATACGAAAGTCAAAGCCATTCGCATGGAAACATCTGCAATGGGCGGTGACAGTCATGTGTGGATAAAGAGCCGAAACGTCAATATCGGACCACGCAGGGTGATTCCACTCTGTCTTGCTGCCATAAAATATCCGGGATTTATGGAACTGTTGAAATCCGGCAGGACACCTTCAAGAATCCAGCTTGCTGAAAATGTTCAGCCTACTAAATTCTTTGTCAGAACAGGAAAAGAAGCCCCAAATCTTAGTTCATTCGAGAAGGAGCTCATGGAAATAATAAATTATGATCCTGTCTCACTGAACGACATATTCTGGAAGATCGGGAAGCCAATATCCCCGGATAGCGTTGATTCACTTATACAGAAAAGACTGGTTCAGGCAATCGGATTTACTCCAACTGATGCTCTCCATGTACTTGGAGAATACACGAAATGGGACCGTGAAGCCTCACTTACAGGAGCTAAGATCCTTTCAAGGCACATCTCAATGGATGAAACTGAACTTTGCAGGCATATAAAAAAGGAAGTTGCTATCAATATGGCACTGGACCTCATGAGCTTCATGTATAAGGGAGTTTCAAAATCTGAGATCGAGAAGATGATACGCGGGGATTTCCTCTCACAGTTCAAAGTGAATGTTCCGGTGGTGCTTCTCGGAGGACCTGTAAGTTGCTATGTTGAAGAACTTAACAGGCTTATTGTTGCCGATATTATCGTTCCTGAACATGCCGATGTCGGAAATGCTGTGGGAGCTCTTGTGGGTAAAGGTGTCAAGACTATAGAGATACTTGTGAAGTCATTTTACAAGAAGACAGAAAGAAGCATTCTGGTGTTTTCTCCAGTGGAAAGAAGGGATTTCCCGACTTATTCAGAAGCTCTTGAATACGCAACCGATCACGGGAAAAAGCTGATACTTGAATATATGCAGGAATCTGACCTGAAACCTGAAAATGTGAATATTGACATTAAAAGAGAAGATATCACAATGACTGATGGTGATGATGGTACCCCGATAGAAACAAAACTGATTTTCCTTGGTACCGGAATGCCTGAAAAAGAGAACTAAAAAGAAAGTCAAGTGTAACTCTAACATTAAATGAAAATTGAAATAAACAAAAAATAAAATGTTGAAACGGTTAGTAATCAACCGTTTCTGTTTCTCTTATCTTTTCCCTGAACAATGTGTAAGCCCAGAGCTGGTAAATGATGACCAGTGGTACGAACACAAGTGCTCCCAGCAGCATTACTGTAAGAGTAAGCTGGCTTGAAGCTCCCTGGTAGATGTCAATACCATATTCAAGTGCAATGGATGACTTGAGCATGTACGGATATATGCTTGCAAGGCCGGTTTCTACAATAAAGAGAATTACTCCAAGATTGCAGCAGAAGGCAAGGAATGTCTTTTCCTGCTTTGCAAATACAACTGCAAGGATGGCAGTTATAACTGCAAGTGCCGGAAATACATAGAATGCAGGTGTTGCAGAGTAGTTAACTGTGAAGTTTGCAATTCCTGCAAAGGAATATGCAAGATACACAAGTGCAAGCACCAGAACTACAATGCTGCTCTTCTTTGCTAACTCTCCTGCCTTTGTACCAATCGGACCTTCTGTCTTGACCTTTATCCAGAGAGCACCTGATGTTGCACTGATAAGCACGAAGAGGAGGCCTCCGATCAATGCATACGGACTGAAGAGTCCAAGAAGTGTTCCCTGGTAAACCAGGTTGTCAGCAATTGCAAGTCCCTTGAAGAAGTTTGCAAATGCAACTCCAAGTACAAGCGAGATCACAAGGCTT
It encodes:
- a CDS encoding hydantoinase/oxoprolinase family protein, producing MQYSLGIDAGGTYTDAVIVRDSDRKVVDSNKALTTYPDLLTGIENAIDGLDSKYLPDVGLVSVSTTLATNTILEKTGYPVALILIGKHTLPSNIPIENFIVVKGGHNVAGLEDDVLDIEAVREYALKVKDRVSAFAVSSYFSIRNPEHEVKVKDMLLELTGLPIVCGHELSQDLGAYERGVTAYLNAQLLPIADQFIHAILTDIKKRGIDAKLMMLKCDGSVIGIHEAMERPIESIFSGPAASLMGASFLSGNDTCAVIDVGGTSTDVSLNYDGLPELVDTGAVVGGWHTKVKAIRMETSAMGGDSHVWIKSRNVNIGPRRVIPLCLAAIKYPGFMELLKSGRTPSRIQLAENVQPTKFFVRTGKEAPNLSSFEKELMEIINYDPVSLNDIFWKIGKPISPDSVDSLIQKRLVQAIGFTPTDALHVLGEYTKWDREASLTGAKILSRHISMDETELCRHIKKEVAINMALDLMSFMYKGVSKSEIEKMIRGDFLSQFKVNVPVVLLGGPVSCYVEELNRLIVADIIVPEHADVGNAVGALVGKGVKTIEILVKSFYKKTERSILVFSPVERRDFPTYSEALEYATDHGKKLILEYMQESDLKPENVNIDIKREDITMTDGDDGTPIETKLIFLGTGMPEKEN
- the cydB gene encoding cytochrome d ubiquinol oxidase subunit II, translated to MQQELIKMLEFLTQDLLANIWFFLWCVIWGVYFIVDSFSLGAGLITPFIASDKKQRIQIQKSVGPFWGGNEVWLILAAGGTFAAFPLVFSKMFTFLYLPMMLLLIGLIMRGISVEYLHKDDSPKIQNILMWGWFTGSLVISLVLGVAFANFFKGLAIADNLVYQGTLLGLFSPYALIGGLLFVLISATSGALWIKVKTEGPIGTKAGELAKKSSIVVLVLALVYLAYSFAGIANFTVNYSATPAFYVFPALAVITAILAVVFAKQEKTFLAFCCNLGVILFIVETGLASIYPYMLKSSIALEYGIDIYQGASSQLTLTVMLLGALVFVPLVIIYQLWAYTLFREKIRETETVDY